In Horticoccus luteus, the following proteins share a genomic window:
- the yihA gene encoding ribosome biogenesis GTP-binding protein YihA/YsxC: protein MKIKSAEFEVSAPNLRGCPEWALPEFAMIGRSNVGKSSLINALTERRDLAKVSDTPGKTKLINFFVINRAWALVDLPGYGYAEVGKQRRLEFNEAVADFIGQRRQLQLVLVLIDSRLPPQRIDLDFLRWIGGCRVSYALVFTKADKQSATRTQENVNVFLRAVAEWQEVPPEFVVSSAKSGTGRAAVLALIAGVLAKNNRSGA, encoded by the coding sequence ATGAAGATCAAATCGGCGGAGTTTGAAGTCAGTGCGCCCAACCTGCGGGGTTGTCCGGAATGGGCGTTGCCGGAATTCGCGATGATCGGGCGGTCGAATGTCGGCAAATCATCGCTGATCAATGCGCTGACGGAGCGGCGGGATCTGGCGAAGGTGTCCGATACGCCGGGCAAGACGAAGTTGATCAATTTCTTCGTGATCAATCGCGCGTGGGCGCTGGTCGATCTGCCGGGCTACGGTTACGCGGAAGTCGGCAAGCAGCGGCGGTTGGAGTTCAACGAGGCGGTGGCGGATTTCATCGGGCAGCGGCGGCAGTTGCAGTTGGTGCTGGTGCTCATCGATTCGCGTTTGCCGCCGCAGCGGATCGATCTGGATTTCTTGCGCTGGATCGGCGGCTGCCGGGTCTCGTATGCGCTGGTGTTCACGAAAGCCGACAAGCAGTCGGCGACCAGGACGCAGGAAAACGTGAATGTGTTTCTGCGGGCGGTGGCGGAGTGGCAGGAGGTGCCGCCGGAGTTTGTCGTGAGTTCGGCGAAGTCGGGGACGGGGCGGGCGGCGGTGCTCGCGCTGATCGCGGGCGTGCTGGCGAAAAACAACCGGAGCGGCGCGTAA